Proteins from one Elephas maximus indicus isolate mEleMax1 chromosome 12, mEleMax1 primary haplotype, whole genome shotgun sequence genomic window:
- the BCL7B gene encoding B-cell CLL/lymphoma 7 protein family member B codes for MSGRSVRAETRSRAKDDIKKVMAAIEKVRKWEKKWVTVGDTSLRIFKWVPVTDSKEKEKSKSNSSAAREPNGFPSDASANSSLLLEFQDENSNQSSVSDVCQLKVDSSTNSSPSPQQSESLSPAHTSDFRTDDSQPPTLGQEILEEPSLPASEVADEPPTLTKEEPVPLETQVAEEEEDSGAPPLKRVCVDQPAVPRTASES; via the exons ATGTCGGGCCGGTCGGTCCGGGCCGAGACCCGCAGCCGCGCCAAGGACGACATCAAGAAGGTGATGGCGGCCATCGAGAAAGTGCGGAAATG ggAGAAAAAATGGGTGACTGTGGGTGACACTTCCCTCAGGATATTTAAGTGGGTTCCCGTGACGGACAGCAAGGAG aaaGAAAAGTCAAAATCGAACAGTTCAGCAGCCCGGGAACCTAATGGCTTTCCCTCTGATGCCTCAGCCAATTCCTCTCTCCTTCTTGAATTCCAGG ATGAAAACAGCAACCAGAGTTCTGTGTCTGACGTCTGTCAGCTCAAGGTGGACAGCAGCACCAACTCAAGCCCCAGCCCCCAGCAGAGTGAGTCCCTGAGCCCAGCACACACGTCCGACTTCCGCACGGATGACTCCCAGCCCCCCACTTTGGGGCAGGAGATCCTTGAGG AGCCCTCCCTGCCCGCCTCAGAAGTTGCCGACGAACCTCCCACCCTCACGAAGGAAGAACCAGTTCCACTGGAGACACAG GTTGCTGAGGAAGAGGAAGACTCAGGTGCCCCGCCCCTGAAGCGCGTCTGTGTGGACCAGCCTGCGGTGCCGCGGACAGCATCAGAAAGCTAG